The Balaenoptera acutorostrata chromosome 10, mBalAcu1.1, whole genome shotgun sequence genome has a window encoding:
- the GP9 gene encoding platelet glycoprotein IX — protein sequence MSVWAALLLLWAAAEASEDCPAACACRALDTMGLLVDCGGRGLAALPALPAHTRHLLLANNSLRSVPPGAFDHLPQLQSLDVAHNPWRCDCGVTYLRLWLEDRAPAELLRVRCAGPGPASGRALGRLSGSELGSCGWSLRASWADPGPWWDAALAVVAALGLALLAGLLCTVSVPRA from the coding sequence ATGTCCGTCTGGGCCGCCCTGCTCCTGCTCTGGGCGGCCGCCGAGGCCTCCGAGGACTGCCCCGCCGCGTGCGCCTGCCGCGCCCTGGACACCATGGGGCTGCTGGTGGACTGCGGGGGCCGGGGACTCGCGGCGCTGCCCGCCCTCCCGGCCCACACACGCCACCTCCTGCTGGCCAACAACAGCCTGCGCTCAGTGCCCCCGGGCGCCTTCGACCACCTGCCGCAGCTGCAGAGCCTCGACGTGGCGCACAACCCCTGGCGCTGCGACTGCGGCGTCACGTACCTGCGCCTCTGGCTGGAGGATCGCGCGCCCGCGGAGCTGCTGCGCGTGCGCTGtgccggccccggccccgcctccGGCCGCGCGCTCGGCCGGCTCAGCGGCTCCGAGTTGGGCAGCTGCGGCTGGAGCCTGCGGGCGTCCTGGGCCGACCCGGGGCCCTGGTGGGACGCGGCGCTGGCCGTCGTGGCAGCGCTGGGCCTGGCTCTCCTGGCGGGCCTGCTGTGCACCGTCTCCGTGCCCCGGGCCTGA